The following proteins are encoded in a genomic region of Natrinema sp. DC36:
- a CDS encoding bifunctional oligoribonuclease/PAP phosphatase NrnA: MSRAAELVSVLEATDSLAIVCHDNPDPDCLASALALEAIARDHDVEEVTITYGGEISHQQNRAFVNLLEISLQTLSRTAIEEYDSVSFVDHTRPGANTEVPADVTPDVVVDHHPGESAGAAFEDVRDEYGATATIFIEYLQELEVDLTTRLASALLFALHRERLDFVREPTRREYEAALAVYPDADLEILDQLYGSAFSPGTLDAIGRAIASRERRGSSLVASVGKTGETDALPQAADYLLNLEGVDTVLVYGVVGDAIRLSGRSIDPRVNMGETLEEGFDELGAVGGHHDMAGGRIELGLFADEDDDDRALLEFVGGRLTRRFFDALNLDD; encoded by the coding sequence ATGTCACGCGCGGCCGAGCTCGTGTCCGTCCTCGAGGCGACGGACTCGCTGGCGATCGTCTGTCACGACAATCCGGATCCGGACTGTCTCGCCAGCGCGCTCGCGCTCGAAGCGATCGCGCGAGATCACGACGTCGAGGAGGTGACGATCACCTACGGCGGCGAGATCTCCCACCAGCAAAACCGCGCGTTCGTCAACCTCCTCGAGATCAGTCTCCAGACGCTTTCGAGGACCGCGATCGAGGAGTACGACAGCGTGAGCTTCGTCGACCACACCAGACCGGGGGCGAACACCGAAGTGCCGGCGGATGTCACTCCCGACGTCGTCGTCGATCACCATCCGGGCGAGTCGGCCGGCGCAGCGTTCGAGGACGTTCGTGACGAATACGGTGCGACCGCGACCATCTTCATCGAGTATCTGCAGGAACTCGAGGTCGACCTGACGACGCGGCTCGCCTCCGCGCTCCTCTTCGCGCTCCACCGCGAGCGGCTGGATTTCGTCCGCGAACCCACTCGACGCGAGTACGAGGCCGCGCTCGCCGTCTATCCCGACGCCGACCTCGAGATCCTCGACCAGCTGTACGGCAGCGCGTTCTCTCCGGGGACGCTCGACGCGATCGGTCGGGCGATCGCCAGCCGAGAGCGTCGGGGCTCGTCCCTCGTCGCGAGCGTCGGCAAGACCGGCGAGACCGACGCGCTTCCGCAGGCGGCGGACTACCTGCTCAACCTCGAAGGAGTGGACACCGTGTTGGTCTACGGCGTCGTCGGCGACGCGATTCGGTTGAGCGGCCGCTCGATCGATCCGCGAGTTAACATGGGCGAGACGCTGGAGGAGGGGTTCGACGAACTCGGTGCGGTCGGCGGCCACCACGACATGGCCGGCGGCCGGATCGAACTCGGGCTCTTCGCTGACGAGGACGATGACGACAGAGCACTCCTCGAGTTCGTCGGCGGGCGGCTCACCCGTCGGTTCTTCGACGCGTTGAACCTCGACGATTGA
- a CDS encoding zinc ribbon domain-containing protein produces the protein MAAAITGVGAYAPRFRISSEAFEEAWGQFHAAGVTEKAVPSADEDALTMAYEAATRALEAAATDPADIDWLGVASSRPPAAEEDLTVRLGAMVALPESATGQLFTGSTRSGTRALWAGMDALEADSTTALVVAADAPKGDPDDGMDHAAGAGSAAFVLERDGPAEITDRAEYSAPYPGTRFRNSGEDETQGLGITQYDRQAFTETIGGAVGALEVEPDPEAAAIQAPDGKLPYRAAGAAGVSTDEIQAAATVHELGDLGAASVPMSLARALEDGYESVLSVSHGSGAGADAFTVEAAGDVPAVTALEGDDPLTYAEYLRQRGIVTTGPPSGGGAYVSVPSWRRSIPQRYRLEAGRCSECGALSFPPEGACNDCGALAEYEPVELAGEGTIEAVTTISQGGAPPEFAEQQARSGDYAAAIVALETSVASETQRKDGEAVDSGDETVSAPAMGTDADPADFSVGDRIETTIRRIYTQEGVTRYGFKIRPAGE, from the coding sequence ATGGCGGCCGCAATCACCGGTGTCGGCGCGTACGCGCCGCGGTTCCGCATCAGCAGCGAGGCCTTCGAGGAGGCGTGGGGCCAGTTCCACGCCGCCGGCGTCACCGAGAAGGCCGTCCCCTCGGCCGACGAGGACGCCTTGACGATGGCCTACGAGGCCGCGACGCGAGCGCTCGAGGCGGCGGCGACCGACCCCGCCGACATCGACTGGCTGGGCGTCGCGTCCTCGCGACCGCCGGCGGCAGAGGAGGACCTGACCGTCCGGCTCGGGGCGATGGTGGCCCTCCCCGAGTCGGCGACCGGGCAGCTCTTCACCGGCAGCACCCGTTCCGGCACCCGCGCGCTCTGGGCCGGCATGGACGCGCTCGAGGCCGACTCGACGACCGCACTCGTCGTCGCAGCCGACGCGCCGAAGGGCGACCCCGACGACGGGATGGATCACGCCGCCGGAGCCGGCAGTGCTGCGTTCGTCCTCGAGCGCGACGGGCCGGCCGAGATCACCGACCGCGCCGAGTACTCCGCGCCGTATCCGGGCACCCGATTCCGCAACAGCGGCGAAGACGAGACGCAGGGACTGGGTATCACCCAGTACGACCGGCAGGCGTTCACCGAGACGATCGGCGGTGCCGTCGGCGCCCTCGAGGTCGAGCCGGACCCCGAAGCGGCCGCGATTCAGGCCCCCGACGGAAAGCTTCCCTACCGCGCAGCGGGCGCGGCCGGCGTCAGCACGGACGAGATTCAGGCCGCCGCGACGGTCCACGAACTGGGCGACCTCGGTGCCGCGAGCGTCCCGATGTCGCTCGCGCGGGCACTCGAGGACGGCTACGAATCGGTCCTGTCGGTCTCCCACGGTAGCGGCGCGGGCGCGGACGCGTTCACCGTCGAGGCCGCGGGTGACGTGCCGGCCGTGACCGCGCTCGAGGGCGACGATCCGCTCACGTACGCCGAGTACCTCCGCCAGCGCGGCATCGTGACCACGGGGCCGCCGTCGGGCGGCGGCGCGTACGTCAGCGTCCCCTCCTGGCGGCGCTCGATTCCCCAGCGCTATCGGCTCGAGGCCGGTCGCTGTTCGGAGTGCGGTGCCCTTTCCTTCCCGCCGGAAGGGGCCTGTAACGACTGCGGCGCGCTCGCCGAGTACGAGCCGGTCGAACTCGCCGGCGAGGGAACGATCGAAGCCGTGACGACCATCTCGCAGGGCGGCGCGCCGCCGGAGTTCGCCGAACAGCAGGCCCGCTCGGGCGACTACGCGGCCGCGATCGTCGCGCTCGAAACGAGCGTTGCGTCGGAGACGCAACGAAAAGACGGTGAAGCCGTCGACAGCGGCGACGAGACCGTCAGCGCCCCGGCGATGGGGACCGACGCCGATCCAGCCGACTTCTCGGTCGGCGACCGAATCGAGACGACGATCCGCCGGATCTACACGCAGGAAGGCGTCACCCGGTACGGGTTCAAGATCCGGCCCGCGGGCGAGTAG
- a CDS encoding Hsp20/alpha crystallin family protein: MADRPRPFDGIDDLLRRLNRQIETAARSWETQVDNRSKLDLSTGGSTTSLDLADEGDEFVVTVDVPGYESDDLELRLSGESLAVSGQREHSQEMGGDEENYIRRERKTESFSRQIRIPEPVDADAVQASVNNGILTVRLPKREADEEAHSIDID, from the coding sequence ATGGCAGATCGACCGCGTCCGTTCGACGGTATCGACGACCTGCTCCGCCGACTGAACCGCCAGATCGAGACGGCGGCGCGCTCGTGGGAAACGCAGGTCGACAACCGGAGCAAGCTCGACCTCTCGACGGGCGGCTCGACGACGAGTCTGGACCTCGCCGACGAGGGCGACGAGTTCGTCGTCACCGTCGACGTCCCCGGCTACGAGAGCGACGACCTCGAGTTGCGCCTCTCCGGCGAGTCGCTGGCCGTCTCCGGGCAGCGAGAACACAGTCAGGAGATGGGCGGCGACGAAGAGAATTACATCCGTCGAGAACGGAAGACCGAATCGTTCAGTCGGCAGATTCGGATTCCCGAACCGGTCGACGCCGACGCCGTTCAGGCCAGCGTCAACAACGGCATCCTGACGGTGCGGCTGCCAAAGCGCGAGGCGGACGAGGAGGCGCACTCGATCGACATCGACTGA
- a CDS encoding thiolase domain-containing protein: protein MRDAYLVGAGQSDYGAFPSESYRSLFRTAFDAATDSVPKGLEADDVDEAFVGNLGVGGRQLGLSGPAVTEHVGLDGVPCTRVENACAASGFAVRQAVQAVKSGMADVVLAGGFEIMSDMSSDATKYWLGVSGETEWERLSGTTFSGVYAQMASVHMERYGTTREHLSRVAVKNHSNGAKNPHAQLGFECSLEDAQSAPVVADPLNLYHCCPTSDGAACALIVSEDVVDDYTDDPIRVAGVGAGSDTVGLFQRDTYTGVPASQRAAESAYEMADVEPDELDFAEVHDCFAIAELLAYEDLGFCEKGEAGQLIESGATELGGELPVNTSGGLKSKGHPIGATGAGQVVEAYKQLSGTAGERQVENPARGLTHNVGGSGGASVIHIFEKEREVSA, encoded by the coding sequence ATGCGAGACGCGTACCTCGTCGGTGCGGGGCAGTCGGATTACGGGGCTTTCCCATCGGAAAGCTACCGATCACTGTTCCGGACGGCGTTCGATGCGGCGACGGACAGCGTACCGAAGGGACTCGAGGCCGACGACGTCGACGAGGCGTTCGTCGGTAACCTCGGCGTCGGCGGCCGCCAGCTCGGCCTCTCCGGACCCGCGGTAACCGAACACGTCGGCCTCGACGGCGTCCCCTGTACCCGGGTCGAGAACGCCTGCGCGGCCAGCGGCTTTGCGGTCCGACAGGCCGTCCAGGCCGTCAAATCGGGAATGGCGGACGTCGTCCTCGCGGGCGGCTTCGAGATCATGTCGGATATGAGCTCGGACGCGACGAAGTACTGGCTCGGCGTCTCGGGTGAGACCGAGTGGGAACGCCTCTCCGGCACCACGTTCTCCGGCGTCTACGCCCAGATGGCCAGCGTCCACATGGAACGGTACGGGACCACGCGCGAACACCTCTCCCGGGTCGCCGTCAAGAACCACTCGAACGGCGCGAAGAATCCCCACGCCCAGTTGGGATTCGAGTGCTCGCTCGAGGACGCCCAGTCCGCGCCGGTCGTTGCGGACCCGCTCAACCTCTATCACTGCTGTCCGACTTCGGACGGCGCGGCCTGTGCGCTGATTGTCAGCGAGGACGTCGTCGACGACTACACGGACGACCCGATCCGGGTCGCCGGCGTCGGCGCCGGCAGCGACACCGTCGGCCTCTTTCAGCGAGATACGTACACCGGCGTGCCGGCGAGCCAGCGGGCGGCCGAATCGGCCTACGAGATGGCCGACGTCGAGCCCGACGAGCTCGACTTCGCGGAGGTCCACGACTGCTTTGCGATCGCCGAACTGCTGGCCTACGAGGATCTCGGATTCTGTGAGAAAGGCGAGGCCGGACAGCTCATCGAGTCCGGCGCGACCGAACTCGGCGGCGAGTTGCCGGTCAACACCTCGGGCGGCCTCAAGTCGAAGGGCCATCCCATCGGCGCGACCGGTGCCGGCCAGGTCGTCGAGGCCTACAAACAGCTCTCCGGCACGGCCGGCGAGCGACAGGTCGAAAACCCCGCACGCGGGCTGACTCACAACGTCGGCGGCAGCGGCGGTGCGTCCGTGATTCACATCTTCGAGAAGGAACGGGAGGTGAGCGCGTGA
- a CDS encoding ornithine cyclodeaminase family protein, whose amino-acid sequence MTETLFLTSDAVADLATPTEYVDAVRDGYRQRGNGAAAQPRSKFFRGDPDGMFTSYAAILPETGAMGGYMYSAGFGATDAWFMTPLFDADSGAPLALLDGASMNPFKTGAAGAVGVDELARADAETLAVIGSGAQARGQLRATATVRDFDEVRVYSPTPDNREAFAADFDDDLEASVDAVDSSEAAVTGADVVITATRASEPVFDGDDLESGTHVTAMGQYSPDKRELDTTTIERATYVPDLRERATFDAGSFIQALEEGAVTEDHIHAELGEIVAGNAPGRTSDDEITVFDSGGTGIETVAAAYLLYERAREEGLGTEIEFSPASEALTGN is encoded by the coding sequence ATGACAGAGACCCTGTTTCTGACCAGCGATGCCGTCGCAGACCTCGCGACTCCGACCGAATACGTCGACGCCGTTCGCGACGGCTATCGACAGCGCGGAAACGGCGCAGCGGCACAGCCGCGATCGAAGTTCTTCCGCGGCGACCCGGACGGGATGTTCACGAGTTACGCCGCCATCCTTCCGGAGACGGGAGCGATGGGCGGGTACATGTACAGTGCCGGGTTCGGTGCCACCGACGCCTGGTTCATGACACCGCTGTTTGACGCCGACAGCGGTGCGCCCCTCGCCCTGCTCGACGGTGCCAGCATGAACCCGTTCAAAACCGGTGCGGCCGGTGCCGTCGGTGTCGACGAACTCGCCCGCGCAGACGCCGAGACGCTCGCGGTCATCGGCAGCGGTGCCCAGGCACGCGGACAGCTCCGCGCGACCGCCACGGTTCGCGACTTCGACGAGGTCCGCGTCTATTCGCCGACGCCCGACAACCGCGAGGCCTTCGCGGCCGACTTCGATGACGACCTCGAGGCCTCGGTCGATGCGGTCGACTCGAGCGAGGCCGCCGTCACCGGCGCGGACGTAGTCATCACCGCGACGCGGGCCAGCGAGCCAGTCTTCGACGGCGACGACCTCGAGTCCGGCACGCACGTCACCGCGATGGGGCAGTACTCGCCGGACAAGCGCGAACTGGACACGACGACGATCGAGCGCGCGACCTACGTCCCGGACCTCCGCGAGCGGGCGACGTTCGACGCCGGATCGTTCATACAGGCGCTCGAGGAGGGAGCCGTCACGGAGGATCACATTCACGCGGAACTGGGCGAGATCGTCGCCGGGAACGCGCCCGGTCGAACGAGCGACGACGAGATCACGGTCTTCGATAGCGGTGGAACGGGTATCGAGACGGTCGCGGCGGCGTACCTGCTCTACGAGCGAGCACGGGAGGAAGGACTCGGCACCGAAATCGAGTTTTCGCCGGCGAGCGAGGCCTTGACTGGGAACTGA